One genomic region from Pseudomonas sp. R5-89-07 encodes:
- the traD gene encoding type IV conjugative transfer system coupling protein TraD yields MATSYTIESLLRPAVELYTVCVCATAALLCIFAPWAVALTPLFGMVAGAGFLGLGFVRLKQALVVLRYRRNIRRLPHYTMTSKDMPVSNERLFIGKGFRWTQKHTQRLMETYLPKYAEYVEPTSIYTFARRIEERLEFAPFPLKLLSKATSWDVPFNPARPLPPVGGLPRLHGIEPNEADVSLPLGERVGHSLVLGTTRVGKTRLAELFITQDIRRTRRSPRRRVHMGRRVQPVHRSQRNVEMNLDREVVIVFDPKGDADLLKRMYIECKRANRLEEFYVFHLGWPDHSARYNAVGRFGRISEVATRIAGQLSGEGNSAAFREFAWRFVNIIARALVALGRRPDYEQILKHVTNIDALFIEYAQKHFAENDPKAWQTIVELEGKIDRKNLSFAMKDRPLRVVALDMYLTQQRISDPVMEGLRSAVRYDKTYFDKIVASLLPLLEKLTTGRIAELLSPDYMDLEDPRPIFDWMQIIRKRAVVYVGLDALSDTEVAAAVGNSMFSDLVSVAGHIYKFGIDDGLPRATGGKVAINVHADEFNELMGDEFIPMINKGGGAGMQVTAYTQTMSDIEAKIGNRAKAGQVIGNFNNLFMLRVRETATAELLTNQLPKVQVFTSTPASSANDAINGNTAFTSNTHDQIQSVSVPMIEPAHVVALPKGQCFALIEGGNLWKIRMPLPASDPDEVMPKDLQALVEGMRKGSGTSSDWWQAPGYHALSESLPDDLVDDFRQMANNGKAA; encoded by the coding sequence ATGGCGACCTCCTACACCATTGAGTCGTTACTACGCCCTGCCGTCGAGCTGTACACAGTTTGCGTATGTGCCACTGCGGCATTGCTTTGTATTTTCGCGCCATGGGCGGTTGCTCTGACGCCCTTATTCGGCATGGTTGCCGGTGCAGGCTTTCTGGGTCTAGGGTTCGTCCGCCTGAAACAGGCGTTAGTGGTGCTGCGTTACCGACGCAATATTCGGCGCTTACCCCACTACACCATGACCAGCAAAGACATGCCGGTCAGCAATGAGCGGCTATTCATCGGTAAAGGCTTTCGCTGGACCCAAAAGCATACTCAGCGGTTGATGGAGACCTACCTACCAAAATACGCCGAGTATGTCGAGCCCACCTCTATCTATACCTTTGCTCGCAGAATTGAGGAGCGTTTGGAGTTCGCGCCCTTTCCACTCAAATTGCTGTCAAAGGCTACCTCATGGGATGTGCCATTTAACCCGGCGCGTCCACTTCCTCCTGTCGGGGGGCTACCGCGCTTACACGGTATAGAGCCGAACGAAGCGGATGTCAGCCTGCCACTGGGTGAGCGGGTTGGACACTCCCTTGTATTGGGGACTACTCGTGTTGGAAAAACCCGCCTGGCAGAGTTGTTTATCACCCAAGACATCAGGCGTACCCGCCGTAGCCCCCGGCGCCGCGTTCATATGGGGCGCCGCGTGCAACCCGTTCATCGAAGCCAGCGCAATGTAGAAATGAACCTGGACCGCGAGGTGGTAATTGTCTTCGATCCTAAAGGCGATGCAGACCTCCTGAAGCGCATGTACATCGAATGCAAGCGCGCAAACCGACTGGAGGAGTTCTACGTGTTCCACCTAGGCTGGCCCGATCACTCCGCGCGCTACAACGCCGTCGGCCGGTTTGGTCGGATCTCGGAGGTTGCAACCCGCATTGCCGGCCAACTTTCGGGGGAAGGCAATTCCGCGGCATTCCGGGAATTCGCCTGGCGTTTCGTCAACATCATCGCGCGCGCCCTCGTGGCACTGGGACGTCGGCCGGACTATGAACAGATCCTCAAGCATGTGACAAACATTGACGCGCTGTTCATCGAGTATGCGCAGAAGCACTTTGCTGAAAATGATCCCAAAGCTTGGCAAACCATCGTTGAGCTGGAAGGAAAAATCGATCGTAAGAACCTCAGTTTCGCCATGAAGGACCGACCGCTACGCGTGGTGGCCCTGGACATGTACCTCACTCAGCAACGCATCTCCGACCCAGTGATGGAGGGTCTGCGATCAGCTGTACGCTATGACAAAACCTATTTCGACAAGATCGTGGCCAGCCTTCTGCCATTGCTGGAAAAACTGACCACAGGCCGGATTGCAGAGCTGCTATCTCCCGACTACATGGATCTTGAGGATCCACGCCCAATCTTTGACTGGATGCAGATCATCCGCAAACGGGCAGTGGTCTATGTCGGCCTGGACGCTTTATCTGATACAGAGGTGGCTGCAGCGGTGGGCAACTCGATGTTCAGCGACCTGGTGTCAGTTGCGGGCCACATCTATAAGTTTGGCATCGATGATGGCTTGCCCAGGGCGACCGGCGGCAAGGTCGCAATTAACGTGCATGCGGACGAATTCAACGAATTGATGGGCGATGAATTCATACCGATGATTAACAAAGGCGGTGGTGCCGGCATGCAGGTCACGGCCTACACCCAAACCATGAGCGATATTGAGGCAAAAATCGGTAACCGGGCTAAAGCTGGGCAAGTCATCGGTAACTTCAACAACCTGTTCATGTTACGTGTACGTGAGACTGCAACCGCCGAGCTGTTGACCAACCAGTTGCCAAAGGTCCAGGTGTTTACCAGTACACCAGCGAGCAGTGCAAATGACGCTATTAACGGCAACACCGCTTTCACCTCTAACACCCACGATCAGATCCAAAGTGTCAGCGTACCGATGATCGAACCTGCGCATGTGGTTGCCCTACCCAAGGGGCAATGCTTTGCCCTGATAGAGGGCGGGAATTTGTGGAAGATTCGTATGCCGTTGCCGGCAAGCGATCCCGATGAAGTGATGCCCAAGGATCTTCAGGCCTTGGTTGAGGGCATGCGTAAAGGATCCGGAACCAGCAGCGACTGGTGGCAAGCTCCGGGATATCACGCATTAAGTGAGTCGCTTCCTGATGACTTGGTAGACGACTTCCGCCAGATGGCCAATAACGGAAAAGCCGCATAG
- a CDS encoding HNH endonuclease, with translation MKLTKKQRCELHAKFAGHCAYCGVLLGDRWHADHKEAVWREPERVNGKYTGAIILGLPENHVISNMMPACVPCNLSKAAMPLEVWRERIAGHVNSLNSYHPIYRLAKSYGLIAETGRPVVFHFETVGPLPPFHS, from the coding sequence ATGAAGCTGACCAAGAAGCAACGCTGCGAGCTTCACGCTAAATTCGCAGGCCATTGCGCATACTGCGGTGTGCTGTTGGGTGACCGGTGGCATGCGGACCACAAGGAAGCAGTATGGCGAGAACCTGAAAGGGTGAACGGCAAGTACACCGGTGCCATCATTTTGGGGCTGCCAGAGAACCACGTCATCAGCAACATGATGCCCGCGTGCGTGCCGTGTAACTTGAGCAAGGCAGCGATGCCACTGGAGGTCTGGCGAGAGCGCATTGCTGGACACGTCAACTCCCTCAACAGCTACCACCCCATATACCGCCTGGCCAAGTCCTATGGGCTGATCGCTGAGACGGGCAGGCCTGTCGTTTTCCATTTCGAAACAGTGGGGCCACTGCCCCCCTTTCACTCATAG
- a CDS encoding integrating conjugative element protein translates to MNRLLHLPVLLCLASPIAVHATSLIVVEDRGGVSALPYYQDLAPEPTEQSAQSENIGVRGQGSFPVRSDQLTPGQVQGRVINAPGLQPLFLVGDDESSRKWLSQRRDQLQQLQAVGLVVNVASAERFAEIQRWAGNLQLVPAPSNDLAQRLGIQHYPLLITATTIQQ, encoded by the coding sequence ATGAATAGATTGCTGCATCTGCCTGTTTTGCTGTGTTTGGCCTCCCCCATAGCGGTGCATGCCACCTCGCTGATTGTTGTTGAAGACCGAGGGGGTGTTTCCGCTCTGCCCTACTACCAGGACCTGGCTCCAGAACCTACCGAGCAGTCAGCACAGTCAGAGAATATTGGTGTGCGTGGGCAAGGCTCGTTTCCAGTGCGCTCTGACCAACTGACACCCGGGCAGGTACAGGGCCGGGTAATCAATGCTCCAGGCCTGCAACCATTGTTTCTTGTAGGCGACGATGAAAGCTCCAGAAAGTGGTTATCTCAGCGCCGCGATCAGTTACAGCAACTGCAGGCAGTTGGCCTAGTGGTTAACGTGGCCAGCGCCGAGCGGTTTGCCGAAATCCAACGATGGGCAGGAAATCTACAGTTGGTCCCGGCACCATCAAATGATCTGGCACAGCGCCTGGGAATTCAGCATTACCCGCTGTTGATCACTGCCACAACGATCCAGCAGTAA
- a CDS encoding lytic transglycosylase, translating to MAASVIRAALTGGLLLTAAFANGAEVPPPAYQLIALPAGVPSEVLYSVALQESGTRLRGQIVPWPWTLNVAGAGYRFATRSDACRALMIALQTAGPNRVDVGLGQTNIGANGHRYSYPCEGLDPYKNLSVTAQILAEQKAKGGDWITAAGRYHRPAGGEPAARYRRAFAKHLSRVTGINLMANNP from the coding sequence ATGGCAGCGTCTGTAATTCGCGCGGCTTTAACGGGGGGGCTACTGCTCACCGCGGCATTTGCTAACGGTGCCGAGGTTCCGCCACCGGCCTATCAGTTGATTGCCCTGCCTGCCGGCGTTCCGTCCGAGGTGCTGTACTCCGTTGCACTGCAAGAGAGTGGCACCCGACTTCGCGGCCAGATCGTCCCCTGGCCCTGGACGTTGAATGTCGCCGGCGCCGGATATCGCTTTGCGACACGCAGCGATGCTTGCAGAGCGTTGATGATCGCCCTTCAGACCGCAGGCCCAAATAGAGTCGACGTCGGTCTTGGACAAACCAACATCGGTGCCAACGGCCACCGTTATAGCTATCCCTGCGAAGGGCTGGATCCGTACAAAAACCTCTCGGTTACGGCCCAGATCCTGGCTGAACAAAAAGCCAAAGGAGGCGATTGGATCACCGCTGCTGGCCGGTACCACCGCCCTGCCGGAGGTGAACCCGCTGCCCGCTACCGACGAGCTTTTGCCAAACACCTCAGCCGGGTCACCGGTATCAACCTGATGGCGAATAATCCATGA
- a CDS encoding TIGR03759 family integrating conjugative element protein, which yields MKPRNILGFIAGLATFAFAYGCHAASGQSTSISNTQNSEVHNSSQGASQTEIAREWGLTPQEWSRFQTVMEGPRGIYSPGLDPLTALGIEAKSEEERRRYAELQVRAERQRIDKELAYQRAYDQAFARLYPNEKVIQLSSNPASAPGSGAVTAVKGTGRLAVFVQDSCNACIDRVKDLQNHKQSFDLYFVGSQGDDEIIRRWAILAGVEPASVRSRQITLNHDAGRWLGLGLGGELPAVVREVNGQWQRL from the coding sequence ATGAAGCCCAGGAACATTTTGGGTTTCATTGCAGGCTTGGCCACCTTCGCGTTTGCATACGGCTGTCATGCGGCTTCAGGGCAATCAACGTCGATCTCGAACACTCAGAACAGTGAAGTTCACAACTCTTCTCAAGGAGCCAGTCAGACAGAAATCGCCCGCGAGTGGGGATTAACCCCCCAAGAATGGTCCCGCTTTCAAACTGTGATGGAGGGTCCTCGCGGAATCTATTCGCCAGGCCTGGATCCTCTGACAGCACTTGGCATCGAAGCGAAGTCGGAGGAGGAGCGCCGACGCTATGCAGAGCTGCAGGTGCGAGCCGAGCGACAGCGTATCGATAAGGAACTGGCGTACCAAAGGGCCTATGACCAAGCCTTCGCACGTCTTTACCCCAATGAAAAAGTCATCCAACTATCGTCCAACCCTGCATCTGCTCCAGGCTCGGGAGCGGTAACTGCTGTGAAAGGCACTGGACGACTAGCCGTTTTTGTTCAAGACAGTTGCAACGCATGTATTGACCGCGTCAAAGACTTACAAAACCATAAACAGTCCTTTGATCTGTACTTCGTTGGTAGTCAAGGTGATGACGAAATAATTCGCCGCTGGGCCATCTTGGCCGGAGTCGAACCGGCCAGCGTGCGAAGCCGACAGATCACACTGAACCACGATGCCGGTCGATGGCTTGGCCTTGGACTCGGCGGTGAACTGCCGGCCGTGGTACGCGAGGTGAATGGACAATGGCAGCGTCTGTAA